The Streptococcus gwangjuense nucleotide sequence TTTTCCTGCATAGTCCTTAGTTAATTGAGCACCTAATTTTTTAGCAGCTGCTGTAATTTCATCGTGTGAAACGAGGATTTTTTTAATATCGTTTTCTAACATTTTTTTACCTATCTATTTTTTCTATATAAAGTACAGTGTTCATTATATCATTTTTCGTGTTTTTACTCAAATTACTGGTCGCAATTCCCAAAATTGAGACAATTTCACCAAATTGCTCAATAATCAGAGCAGATTTTCGCTTTTCCATAGGGATTTTCAAATCAATAAATAGACGTCTGAGTTTTTTTCTATGCCCATTTTGAATCAAAAAATCTCCTCTTTTTCGATGACGAATGTGTATTGATGTTTCCCGTGAAACAGGTATTTGTTGAATTGATTCACCTTCTAATCGAATCCCAAAGGAAAATAAATATCCTTGATAAGATACCTGATTTTGATAGTGTAACACAAGTTCCTCTTCCTTTTCATCAGCCTGAGGACTGATTTTACAAATCCGAAACTGTTGATACTCTTTTACTAATTCATAACCATTTTTAAGCGGATGACGATACTGGCTTTTAGTTTTTAAAATCTGTCGAACTTCATCAAACTGAGCTTTTGTAAGATTCAAATCTGTAAAACGATTCAGATAAGTTTGAAGTAAAACTCTTTGTGTGGACTCAGAGTAAGACAATAGCTGCTCTACATTTTCTACATCAATATTCTTTGATAATTCAGCTATGGCTATGTCATAATCTAAAATTTCATTACCGATTCTCAATATTGCATCCCTAAATCGAGGATTTTCTTTTTCCAATTCTGGTAAATAAGAGTTTCGAATACGGTTGCGCAAATAATGATTTTCCTGATTTGATATATCTTCAAAGTGAAAAATTGGTGGAAAGTCTTTTTTTTGAAAATGCAAGAAGGGACGAATGATTTCTATCTCTCCGACAACTTGCTTCTCCTTAATTCCTGATAGATAGCGCAAACGAGTGCCTCGAATCAAGCGCATCAAAATCGTTTCCACCTGGTCATCAGCATGGTGAGCAGTGACTAAGGCTGTCGCACCTGTCTTTTTCATGACTTTTTTAAAAAATTCATAACGAAAATCTCGAGCACGCGCTTCCGAAAATTCTCCTGAAAAATTGCTGATATAAATAGGAAGCTCTGCTTCAGCAGCCAACTTCCTTAATTCCTTTTCTTCCCAATCTGATTCTACTCGCTGCTTATGATTCACATGAGCTAGAATCAATTCAATTTCTAACTCTTTTTGATACGTAGATAATACCTTAAATAGAAACATAGAATCTAATCCACCAGAAAGAGCTAGCACCACCTTAGCATGTTTTTTGAAATATCCCTTATTAAGAAAATGATTTAAAAAATCTTGTTCTCTCATTTTAGAACCTCATAAACATCTTTGGCTATCTTAGAAATCGTATCATAATCAGAATTCTTTGTGAAAATAGAAAGAATAAATGGAGAATCTGCATAAACAACACCTGTATCATGCTTAAATTCATCCGCATCTCCAATTTTATGAGCTACTTTAACAGAAACACCTTTGGCAATTCGCTGATTATCAAAATCTGTTTTAGTCAAAGACTCTAGCACAAATCCATTTTGATTATAAATAGCTTCCATGACCTTCCCGGCCATCTTGGAAGAAATCAATTTTTCTTTGGAATCCCAATCATCTCCCATAATAGCAGACGTCTTGGATTTGAATATAGCATCAGATTGATTTGAAATGTAATATCCCAATAGATTATGAGCTACATTATCCGATTCTTTAGATACTTTTGTGATTAAGTCCTTTATAGAATACTCTTTATTATCCTCTTTTTTAGGGAGACTACCACTTCCCTCTGGTTTATAAGAACCTGGAAAATCATTGACTGCTGATACGTATTTTACAGTCGTGTCTAACTGATAAAGACCCTCATTTATTTTTTCTTGCGTATAGTAGAGATAAGGTAATTTTAAAATGCTAGCTGCATACATCTTTTCATCTTGATTGATACCAGCTTCTTTTCCAGTAGTCAGTTGCTTAACATAAATAGAGAAAGAAGTTTTCTGATATTTTTCAGATAATATTTCTTGCACTTTATTCATCCGATTATCTTCTTCAGAAGTTAATTCCTTATATACCCATCCAACTTGATCAATATGTAGAAATTCTTTCCCTTCTACAAACATGGTCTTATCAATTGAAACTTGCGAATAAGCTGATAAGGATGATTTCACTTCTTTTAAATCATAAGGACTATTGTACAGTTTAAAATCAGATTCTAACCATACTTTTTTTATTGTTGGAGTTACCTCTGATTGATCATATAAAAATCGTTTGTCTGCAGCAATAAATTGATGGTTAGATAACTTAAATACTGGAATCCCTTGTTTATTCAAGCGCCACTCGGTTATTTGAAAACTTATTTTGGGAATCAATTTTCCAGATTCCACTACTAAATCTTCATTCGCATAAACAGGAATCTCTCCATAAACCATGGGAGAACTTAATTTTTCTCTAAAATAAATACCAAA carries:
- the tilS gene encoding tRNA lysidine(34) synthetase TilS, whose amino-acid sequence is MREQDFLNHFLNKGYFKKHAKVVLALSGGLDSMFLFKVLSTYQKELEIELILAHVNHKQRVESDWEEKELRKLAAEAELPIYISNFSGEFSEARARDFRYEFFKKVMKKTGATALVTAHHADDQVETILMRLIRGTRLRYLSGIKEKQVVGEIEIIRPFLHFQKKDFPPIFHFEDISNQENHYLRNRIRNSYLPELEKENPRFRDAILRIGNEILDYDIAIAELSKNIDVENVEQLLSYSESTQRVLLQTYLNRFTDLNLTKAQFDEVRQILKTKSQYRHPLKNGYELVKEYQQFRICKISPQADEKEEELVLHYQNQVSYQGYLFSFGIRLEGESIQQIPVSRETSIHIRHRKRGDFLIQNGHRKKLRRLFIDLKIPMEKRKSALIIEQFGEIVSILGIATSNLSKNTKNDIMNTVLYIEKIDR
- a CDS encoding serine hydrolase, whose amino-acid sequence is MRKFLIILLLPSFLTISKVVSTEKEVVYTSKEIYYLSQSDFGIYFREKLSSPMVYGEIPVYANEDLVVESGKLIPKISFQITEWRLNKQGIPVFKLSNHQFIAADKRFLYDQSEVTPTIKKVWLESDFKLYNSPYDLKEVKSSLSAYSQVSIDKTMFVEGKEFLHIDQVGWVYKELTSEEDNRMNKVQEILSEKYQKTSFSIYVKQLTTGKEAGINQDEKMYAASILKLPYLYYTQEKINEGLYQLDTTVKYVSAVNDFPGSYKPEGSGSLPKKEDNKEYSIKDLITKVSKESDNVAHNLLGYYISNQSDAIFKSKTSAIMGDDWDSKEKLISSKMAGKVMEAIYNQNGFVLESLTKTDFDNQRIAKGVSVKVAHKIGDADEFKHDTGVVYADSPFILSIFTKNSDYDTISKIAKDVYEVLK